One genomic segment of Novisyntrophococcus fermenticellae includes these proteins:
- the gmk gene encoding guanylate kinase → MFNKGILVVVSGFSGAGKGTVIKKLLSMYNNYALSISATTRRPRDGEQDGVHYFFKSISEFKQMISEDSFIEYAKYVDNYYGTPKAYVEEQLNAGKDVILEIEIQGALHVKEQFPDALLLFITPPSAGALVSRLKGRGTETTDQIQGRLHRAAEESEEMERYDYIVINDEIDACVSNIHQIIQIQHETSRHQSQFITRIQDELKREDF, encoded by the coding sequence ATGTTTAACAAAGGTATTTTGGTTGTGGTTTCCGGTTTTTCAGGAGCAGGGAAAGGAACCGTAATTAAAAAACTTCTTTCCATGTATAATAATTATGCATTATCAATTTCTGCAACAACCCGCAGACCGAGGGACGGGGAACAGGATGGTGTGCATTATTTTTTCAAAAGCATTTCAGAATTTAAGCAGATGATAAGCGAAGATTCATTTATTGAATATGCAAAGTATGTAGATAATTACTATGGAACACCCAAAGCATATGTAGAGGAACAATTGAACGCTGGAAAAGATGTAATTCTGGAAATCGAGATTCAGGGAGCTCTTCATGTAAAAGAGCAGTTTCCTGATGCATTATTGTTATTTATTACACCTCCAAGTGCCGGAGCGCTAGTCAGCCGGCTAAAGGGCAGGGGTACAGAGACTACGGATCAGATTCAGGGCAGATTACACAGAGCAGCGGAAGAATCCGAAGAGATGGAAAGATATGACTATATTGTAATCAATGATGAGATTGATGCCTGTGTTTCCAATATTCACCAGATTATACAGATTCAGCACGAAACCAGCCGCCACCAGTCACAATTTATAACCAGGATACAAGATGAGTTGAAAAGGGAGGATTTTTAA
- the pgsA gene encoding CDP-diacylglycerol--glycerol-3-phosphate 3-phosphatidyltransferase has protein sequence MNTPNKLTLLRIIMIPFFVLFMLVPIGGDSHKWIALVIFIVASLTDLLDGYLARRDNLVTNFGKFMDPLADKLLVCSAMICLIELGKLPSWVVIIIISREFIISGFRLVASDNGIVIAASWWGKLKTVSQMMMIILLIADFGGAFSVIETILIVIATILTVISLVDYLAKNKQVFNMQD, from the coding sequence ATGAATACACCGAATAAACTGACTCTTTTACGCATTATTATGATTCCTTTTTTTGTTCTGTTCATGCTGGTACCGATTGGCGGAGACAGCCACAAGTGGATTGCCCTTGTCATATTCATCGTAGCCAGTCTTACGGATCTGCTGGATGGCTATCTGGCGAGAAGAGATAATTTAGTTACTAACTTTGGAAAATTTATGGATCCTCTGGCGGATAAACTGCTTGTCTGCTCGGCCATGATTTGCCTGATTGAACTGGGAAAACTACCTTCCTGGGTTGTGATTATCATTATTTCCCGTGAATTTATCATCAGTGGCTTCCGCCTGGTGGCTTCTGATAATGGTATCGTAATTGCAGCCAGCTGGTGGGGGAAGTTAAAGACTGTCAGCCAGATGATGATGATTATCCTGCTTATTGCAGATTTTGGCGGGGCATTTTCTGTGATTGAAACAATATTGATTGTGATTGCGACTATTTTGACTGTAATATCATTGGTTGATTATCTGGCAAAAAATAAACAGGTTTTTAACATGCAGGATTAA
- the rpoZ gene encoding DNA-directed RNA polymerase subunit omega produces MIHPSYKELIEVINAELDIDEAPLVTSRYSVVLATSKRARQIIGGAKPSIRQGKKKPLSVAVEELYKGNIHIVKDGESEIEEELAFEEAKIEEKTIEEIRTQESNPGDTKDEVAEIQEEIQNGEAEQ; encoded by the coding sequence ATGATACATCCATCATACAAAGAGTTAATCGAGGTCATTAATGCGGAACTGGATATTGACGAGGCTCCGCTTGTCACTTCCAGATATTCTGTGGTACTTGCAACCAGCAAGCGTGCAAGACAGATTATCGGCGGTGCAAAACCCTCCATACGGCAAGGTAAAAAAAAACCATTATCCGTTGCTGTAGAAGAACTATACAAAGGAAATATCCACATCGTAAAAGATGGAGAATCCGAGATAGAAGAAGAGCTTGCATTTGAAGAAGCCAAAATCGAAGAGAAAACTATTGAAGAAATCAGAACCCAGGAATCTAATCCCGGAGATACAAAAGATGAAGTCGCTGAAATCCAGGAAGAAATACAGAACGGAGAGGCTGAACAATAG
- the rimO gene encoding 30S ribosomal protein S12 methylthiotransferase RimO codes for MQVFFISLGCDKNLVDSERMLGLLTQHGHSITDDETKADIIVVNTCCFINDAKEESIANILEMAEYKKSGSCKALIVTGCMAQRYQDEIPDEIPEVDAILGTNSYDRIVEAIDEVLQGNGYENYRLLEGIPEVNAKRTITTGGSYEYLKIAEGCDKHCTYCIIPKLRGGYRSVPVEKLIEEARQLADAGVRELILVAQETTLYGKDIYGKKSLHVLLKKLCEIKGIRWIRILYCYPEEIYPEMIQVIKEEPKVCHYLDIPIQHASDTILKRMGRRTTRQELTGIVQNLREEIPDIALRTTLITGFPGETKKQHEELMDFVQEIKFDRLGVFTYSPEEDTPAADMGNQIDEEVKLNRQAELMELQQDISLETGKNKVGQVLLAVIEGKVADEDAYVARTYADAPSVDGYLFLNTTENLVTGDFVKARITGSLEYDLIGEIADEYTE; via the coding sequence ATGCAAGTATTTTTTATTTCACTTGGTTGTGATAAGAACCTGGTGGATTCAGAACGCATGCTGGGGTTATTGACCCAACATGGACACAGCATCACAGACGATGAGACAAAGGCGGATATCATCGTTGTCAATACCTGCTGTTTTATCAATGATGCAAAAGAAGAAAGTATCGCAAACATTCTGGAAATGGCAGAGTATAAAAAAAGTGGTTCCTGCAAGGCACTGATTGTAACCGGATGTATGGCGCAGCGTTATCAGGATGAAATACCGGATGAAATACCGGAAGTTGATGCCATATTGGGGACTAACAGCTACGACAGAATCGTGGAAGCTATAGATGAAGTACTGCAGGGGAACGGATATGAAAATTACCGGCTTCTGGAAGGAATACCGGAAGTGAATGCGAAACGCACCATTACGACAGGCGGCAGTTATGAGTATCTGAAGATTGCTGAAGGTTGCGATAAGCATTGTACCTACTGTATTATTCCTAAACTTCGCGGAGGTTATCGCAGTGTACCTGTGGAAAAACTTATTGAAGAAGCACGGCAGCTGGCCGATGCCGGCGTCAGGGAACTGATTCTGGTGGCTCAGGAAACCACACTATATGGAAAAGATATCTATGGTAAGAAATCCCTCCATGTTTTGCTGAAGAAGTTATGTGAAATAAAAGGAATCCGCTGGATCAGGATCCTGTATTGTTATCCGGAGGAGATTTATCCTGAAATGATTCAGGTCATAAAAGAGGAACCCAAAGTCTGCCATTATCTGGATATTCCCATTCAACATGCTTCGGATACGATTCTTAAGCGTATGGGACGAAGAACCACCAGACAGGAACTGACCGGCATCGTTCAGAACTTAAGAGAGGAAATACCGGATATTGCTCTTCGAACCACATTGATTACGGGCTTTCCGGGAGAGACGAAGAAACAGCATGAAGAACTTATGGATTTTGTTCAGGAGATAAAATTTGACCGGCTTGGCGTGTTCACTTATTCTCCGGAAGAGGATACGCCGGCAGCCGATATGGGAAATCAGATTGACGAAGAAGTAAAACTGAACCGTCAGGCGGAGCTGATGGAACTGCAGCAGGATATTTCCTTGGAAACAGGGAAAAACAAGGTGGGCCAGGTTCTGCTTGCCGTGATAGAGGGGAAGGTGGCGGATGAAGATGCTTACGTTGCCCGCACTTATGCGGATGCGCCGTCAGTGGATGGCTATCTGTTTTTGAATACCACCGAAAATCTTGTTACCGGGGATTTTGTAAAGGCTAGAATTACCGGTTCGCTGGAATATGATCTGATAGGAGAGATTGCTGATGAATACACCGAATAA
- a CDS encoding DUF370 domain-containing protein yields MAKLVNIGFGNVVNSEKIVAVVNPEAAPVKRLIAHAKEEGRVIDATQGRRTKAVIITGEDLIILSALQTETISKRFNRDTYILEEKEETDV; encoded by the coding sequence TTGGCTAAACTGGTAAATATAGGATTTGGAAATGTGGTTAATTCCGAAAAAATCGTGGCTGTTGTAAATCCGGAGGCGGCTCCGGTCAAACGTCTGATTGCTCACGCAAAAGAAGAAGGACGTGTGATTGATGCCACACAGGGAAGAAGAACGAAAGCAGTAATCATAACCGGTGAAGATCTGATTATACTGTCTGCGCTTCAGACAGAAACCATAAGTAAGCGCTTTAATCGCGATACGTATATTTTAGAAGAGAAGGAAGAGACAGATGTTTAA
- a CDS encoding CinA family protein, translating to MPEDRTGDEEETLEMSVVRLMKEKKLTLTTVESCTGGAISARIVNVPGASDVFMQGFVTYSNEAKHHLAGVRNETLNQFGAVSEQTAREMAEGAVKRTGTDIAVSVTGIAGPGGGTKEKPVGLVYIGCCCKGETTIKELHLTGSRMQIREQSVVCTLTLLRECIVGYYSAMG from the coding sequence ATGCCTGAAGATCGTACAGGGGATGAAGAAGAAACACTGGAGATGTCCGTGGTCAGGCTTATGAAAGAAAAAAAGCTTACATTGACGACGGTGGAATCATGTACAGGTGGTGCTATATCTGCTCGAATCGTCAACGTTCCGGGTGCTTCGGATGTTTTTATGCAGGGATTTGTTACGTATTCCAACGAAGCCAAACATCATCTGGCAGGCGTCCGAAATGAGACATTGAACCAATTCGGTGCGGTCAGCGAACAGACTGCCCGCGAGATGGCAGAAGGAGCCGTTAAAAGAACCGGAACCGACATTGCTGTATCCGTAACCGGAATCGCCGGACCCGGAGGCGGAACCAAAGAAAAACCAGTGGGTCTGGTTTATATTGGATGCTGCTGTAAAGGAGAAACTACAATAAAAGAGCTTCACCTTACCGGAAGCAGGATGCAGATTCGGGAGCAGTCGGTGGTCTGCACCTTAACCCTTTTACGGGAATGTATCGTTGGTTACTACTCAGCCATGGGATAG